A DNA window from Carnobacterium funditum DSM 5970 contains the following coding sequences:
- a CDS encoding prepilin peptidase, giving the protein MIHILLVFSIWMIGACFGSFFMVIGLRIPIGHSIVHPRSTCSNCFHYLGTLELIPFFSYVIQKGHCRHCHTTFSFLYPFTEALTGLLFVLVFFQFINQPKEILLLFFLIAFGIIFFISDLYYFLLPDSLMLLFFSSTIIVRLWFHPLPLYYYFISGISFFLLFYAFYCFTSQGIGGGDVKLFGVLGLFFGFELTLLVLFIACLVSLVTGLIFFYFKKKSRQTPFPFAPFIFLGAFLVALYGTNFLTILYSFL; this is encoded by the coding sequence ATGATTCATATATTGCTTGTTTTTTCTATTTGGATGATTGGAGCTTGTTTCGGTTCTTTTTTCATGGTTATTGGATTAAGAATTCCAATTGGCCATTCCATTGTTCATCCAAGGTCAACTTGCTCTAATTGCTTTCATTATCTTGGAACTCTTGAACTGATTCCCTTCTTTTCTTATGTTATACAAAAAGGTCATTGTCGTCATTGTCATACAACATTTTCCTTTTTATATCCTTTCACCGAAGCTTTAACCGGATTACTTTTTGTTTTAGTTTTTTTTCAATTTATAAATCAACCCAAAGAAATTCTATTGCTCTTTTTTTTAATTGCTTTTGGCATTATCTTTTTTATCAGTGATTTATATTATTTCCTATTGCCTGATTCTTTAATGCTTTTATTTTTTTCATCAACCATAATTGTTCGATTGTGGTTTCACCCTCTACCTTTATATTACTACTTTATAAGTGGCATTAGTTTCTTCTTATTATTTTATGCTTTCTATTGCTTTACTAGCCAAGGGATAGGAGGGGGGGATGTGAAACTTTTTGGTGTTTTAGGTTTATTTTTTGGTTTTGAGTTAACTTTATTGGTCTTATTTATTGCCTGTTTGGTAAGTCTAGTAACTGGTTTAATCTTTTTTTATTTTAAAAAAAAATCACGACAAACTCCATTTCCCTTTGCGCCTTTTATTTTTTTAGGTGCTTTTCTTGTTGCACTATACGGAACGAATTTTTTAACTATCCTTTATTCTTTTCTTTAA
- the rpoC gene encoding DNA-directed RNA polymerase subunit beta', translating to MIDVNNFESMQIGLASPDKIRSWSYGEVKKPETINYRTLKPERDGLFCERIFGPSKDWECACGKYKRIRYKGIVCDRCGVEVTRSKVRRERMGHIELAAPVTHIWYFKGIPSRMGLVLDMSPRALEEVIYFASYVVTEPGNTPMERKQLLTEREYRERREQYGNEFQAAMGAEAIKQLLNDVNVEKEVAELKEQLKTAQGQKRTRAIRRLDILEAFRNSGNHPSWMVMDVIPIIPPEIRPMVQLEGGRFATSDLNDLYRRVINRNNRLKRLLDLMAPNIIVQNEKRMLQEAVDALIDNGRRGRPVTGPGNRPLKSLSHMLKGKQGRFRQNLLGKRVDYSGRSVIVVGPTLKMYQCGLPKEMAIELFKPFVMRELVARDIASNIKNAKRKIDRQDDAIWPVLEEVIREHPVLLNRAPTLHRLGIQAFEPILVEGKAIRLHPLVCEAYNADFDGDQMAVHVPLSDEAQAEARMLMLAAQNILNPKDGKPVVTPSQDMVLGNYYLTMEEEDREGEGMTFSSLNEALIAYQSGYVHLHSRVGIRSIDIPGKPFTEWQKDKMLITTVGKLIFNEIMPNEFPYLNEPTQSNLEIATPDNYFVEAGTDILAHIKEQELIKPFKKKNLGNIIAEVFKRFKIAETSKMLDKMKDLGYKYSTIAGITVGISDIVVLEEKQQILDEAHTQVNNITKQFRRGLITDEERYERVIAVWNATKDRIQNRLMESLDDRNPIFMMSDSGARGNISNFTQLAGMRGLMAAPNGQIMELPITSNFREGLSVLEMFISTHGARKGMTDTALKTADSGYLTRRLVDVAQDVIIRETDCGTDGGLEIMAIKEGNEVIEPLEERLLGRYTRKTVLNPNDGSVIIKNNEIITEDIAKQIIDVGIESITIRSVFTCNTKHGVCKHCYGRNLATGSEVEVGEAVGTIAAQSIGEPGTQLTMRTFHTGGVAGADITQGLPRIQEIFEARHPKGQSVITEVTGEVISIDENPADRTKEVTIKGETDTRSYQVPFMSRMKVAEGDKIERGTRLIEGSIDPKQLLSISDVISVENYLLREVQKVYRMQGVEIGDKHIEVMVRQMLRKVRIMDPGETDVLPGTLIDIHDFTEENAKTLMAGGIPATARPVLLGITKASLETNSFLSAASFQETTRVLTDAAIRGKRDPLLGLKENVIIGKIIPAGTGMAKYRKMEPKGVGVVSENVYSIND from the coding sequence TTGATAGACGTTAATAATTTTGAAAGCATGCAAATAGGCTTGGCCTCTCCAGATAAGATCCGTAGTTGGTCTTATGGAGAAGTAAAAAAACCAGAAACCATTAACTATCGTACATTGAAACCTGAACGTGATGGATTATTCTGCGAACGTATTTTCGGACCTTCAAAAGACTGGGAATGTGCTTGTGGGAAATACAAACGTATTCGTTATAAAGGTATTGTGTGTGATCGCTGTGGTGTTGAAGTTACACGTTCAAAAGTACGTCGTGAGCGTATGGGACATATCGAATTAGCAGCACCAGTTACTCACATTTGGTATTTCAAAGGGATTCCAAGTCGTATGGGACTTGTTTTAGACATGAGCCCACGTGCACTTGAAGAAGTTATTTATTTTGCTTCTTACGTAGTCACTGAACCTGGGAATACTCCAATGGAAAGAAAACAGTTGCTAACTGAAAGAGAATACCGTGAACGCCGTGAACAATACGGCAATGAATTCCAAGCTGCAATGGGAGCAGAAGCCATTAAGCAGTTATTAAATGATGTAAATGTTGAAAAAGAAGTTGCTGAGCTGAAAGAACAATTAAAAACTGCACAAGGGCAAAAACGAACACGTGCTATTCGTCGATTAGATATTTTAGAAGCGTTTCGTAATTCAGGAAATCATCCTTCATGGATGGTTATGGATGTTATTCCAATTATTCCGCCAGAAATTCGTCCAATGGTTCAATTAGAAGGTGGACGCTTTGCAACAAGTGATTTGAATGACTTGTACCGCAGGGTTATCAACCGTAATAACCGTTTAAAACGTCTATTAGATTTAATGGCTCCCAATATTATTGTTCAAAATGAAAAACGGATGCTACAAGAAGCCGTTGATGCTTTAATCGATAATGGTCGTCGTGGTCGTCCTGTTACTGGTCCGGGAAACCGTCCATTAAAATCATTGTCTCACATGCTTAAAGGGAAACAAGGACGTTTCCGTCAAAACTTATTAGGAAAACGTGTCGACTATTCTGGTCGTTCAGTTATCGTAGTTGGACCAACTTTAAAAATGTACCAATGTGGGTTGCCTAAAGAAATGGCTATCGAATTATTCAAACCATTTGTTATGCGTGAATTAGTTGCCCGCGATATTGCTAGCAATATTAAGAATGCTAAACGTAAGATTGACCGTCAAGATGATGCTATCTGGCCTGTTTTGGAAGAAGTCATCCGTGAACATCCGGTTCTATTAAACCGTGCACCTACACTGCATAGATTAGGTATTCAAGCATTTGAACCTATCTTAGTTGAAGGTAAAGCTATCCGTCTCCATCCGTTAGTTTGTGAAGCGTATAATGCCGATTTCGATGGTGACCAAATGGCTGTCCACGTACCACTAAGTGACGAGGCACAAGCTGAAGCACGTATGTTGATGCTTGCTGCTCAAAATATTTTAAACCCTAAAGATGGTAAGCCAGTCGTTACGCCATCACAAGATATGGTTTTAGGTAACTATTATTTAACGATGGAAGAAGAAGATCGCGAAGGCGAAGGGATGACATTCAGTAGTTTGAACGAAGCTTTAATCGCTTACCAAAGTGGGTATGTACATTTGCATTCACGAGTTGGTATTCGTTCGATAGATATTCCTGGTAAACCATTTACTGAATGGCAAAAAGATAAAATGTTAATTACAACAGTTGGTAAATTAATTTTTAATGAAATTATGCCAAATGAATTCCCTTATTTGAATGAGCCAACACAAAGCAACCTTGAAATTGCAACACCAGATAATTATTTTGTTGAAGCAGGAACGGATATTCTAGCTCATATTAAAGAGCAAGAATTAATCAAACCATTCAAGAAAAAAAATCTAGGGAATATCATTGCTGAAGTCTTCAAACGATTTAAAATTGCAGAAACTTCAAAAATGTTAGATAAGATGAAAGATTTAGGGTATAAATACTCTACTATTGCCGGAATTACTGTAGGTATTTCTGATATTGTTGTTTTAGAAGAAAAACAACAAATATTAGATGAAGCCCATACTCAAGTAAATAACATAACAAAACAATTTCGTCGTGGTTTGATCACGGATGAAGAACGTTATGAACGTGTTATTGCTGTTTGGAACGCTACAAAAGATCGGATTCAAAACAGACTGATGGAAAGTTTGGATGATCGTAACCCAATCTTCATGATGAGTGACTCTGGTGCCCGTGGTAACATTTCTAACTTTACCCAGCTTGCTGGTATGCGTGGATTGATGGCTGCACCGAATGGTCAAATCATGGAATTGCCGATTACATCTAACTTCCGTGAAGGACTTTCCGTTTTAGAAATGTTTATCTCTACTCATGGAGCTCGTAAAGGAATGACCGATACAGCTCTGAAAACTGCTGACTCAGGTTACTTGACTCGTCGTTTAGTAGACGTGGCGCAAGATGTTATCATTCGTGAAACAGATTGTGGAACTGACGGTGGACTTGAAATTATGGCAATTAAAGAAGGTAATGAGGTCATTGAACCTCTTGAAGAACGCTTATTGGGTCGTTACACTCGTAAAACAGTTCTTAACCCTAATGATGGGTCAGTTATCATCAAGAACAATGAAATCATTACAGAAGATATTGCTAAACAAATTATCGATGTTGGAATTGAATCTATCACGATTCGTTCAGTCTTCACATGTAATACTAAACACGGCGTATGTAAGCATTGTTATGGTCGTAACTTAGCGACTGGTTCTGAAGTTGAAGTTGGTGAAGCAGTTGGGACAATCGCTGCTCAATCAATTGGTGAGCCAGGAACTCAATTGACTATGCGTACATTCCATACAGGTGGAGTTGCTGGGGCTGATATTACTCAAGGGCTGCCTCGTATCCAAGAGATATTTGAAGCTCGTCATCCTAAAGGACAATCGGTTATTACCGAAGTGACAGGGGAAGTCATCTCAATTGATGAAAACCCTGCTGACCGTACTAAAGAAGTTACTATTAAAGGTGAAACAGATACTCGGAGCTATCAAGTTCCATTTATGTCTCGCATGAAAGTTGCTGAAGGAGATAAAATTGAACGCGGTACTCGTTTGATTGAAGGATCAATTGACCCTAAACAATTATTGAGCATAAGCGATGTTATATCTGTTGAAAATTACCTGTTACGTGAAGTTCAGAAAGTATACCGTATGCAAGGGGTAGAAATTGGAGACAAACATATTGAAGTAATGGTTCGTCAAATGTTGCGCAAAGTTCGGATTATGGATCCAGGCGAAACAGATGTTTTACCAGGTACTTTAATTGATATTCACGACTTTACAGAAGAAAATGCTAAGACTTTGATGGCAGGTGGCATACCAGCTACAGCTCGTCCAGTCTTATTGGGAATTACAAAAGCTTCATTGGAAACAAACAGTTTCCTTTCAGCTGCATCATTCCAAGAAACGACTCGTGTCCTAACAGATGCTGCAATCCGCGGCAAACGTGATCCGTTATTAGGATTGAAAGAAAATGTTATCATCGGTAAGATTATTCCAGCTGGTACTGGAATGGCTAAATACCGTAAGATGGAACCTAAAGGCGTTGGCGTTGTAAGCGAAAATGTTTACAGTATAAATGACTAA
- the rpsL gene encoding 30S ribosomal protein S12: MPTINQLVRSPRKSKVGKSESPALNRGYNSKRKKQTTVNSPQKRGVCTRVGTMTPKKPNSALRKYARVRLSNLIEVTAYIPGEGHNLQEHSVVLIRGGRVKDLPGVRYHIVRGALDTSGVADRKQSRSKYGTKRPKK; encoded by the coding sequence ATGCCTACTATTAATCAATTAGTTCGTAGCCCTCGTAAATCTAAAGTCGGAAAATCAGAATCTCCTGCTTTAAATAGAGGATACAACAGTAAAAGAAAAAAACAAACAACAGTAAATTCACCTCAAAAACGTGGTGTATGTACTCGTGTGGGAACTATGACTCCTAAAAAACCTAACTCAGCGTTACGTAAATATGCACGTGTTCGTTTGTCTAACTTAATTGAAGTAACAGCATATATCCCAGGAGAAGGTCACAACTTGCAAGAACATAGTGTTGTACTTATCCGTGGAGGACGTGTTAAAGATTTACCAGGAGTTCGTTATCATATTGTTCGTGGTGCTTTAGATACATCCGGTGTTGCCGATCGTAAACAAAGTCGTTCTAAATACGGTACTAAGAGACCTAAAAAATAA
- the rpoB gene encoding DNA-directed RNA polymerase subunit beta has product MNRLAGHLVNYGKHRTRKSFARISEVLELPNLIEIQTNSYQWFLDEGLREMFKDISPIEDFAGNLSLEFLDYQLQESKYTVEEARSHDANYSAPIYVKLRLINKVTGEVKDQEVFFGDFPLMTDMGTFVINGAERVIVSQLVRSPGVYFNSKLDKNGKENFGTTLIPNRGAWLEYETDAKDISYVRIDRTRKIPLSVLVRALGFGSDDQILEIFGANESLRLTIEKDLHKNASDSRTEEALKDVYERLRPGEPKTADSSRSLLTARFFDPKRYDLANVGRYKVNKKLNLKTRLFNLTLAETLIDPETGEILIEQGTLLDRDHMDILDPYLDAGLNSVTYYPSEDAVVKDPILLQVVKVVSPKDPERVVNVIGNSVISTEIKNATPADIIASMNYFFNLQEGIGHVDDIDHLGNRRIRSVGELLQNQYRIGLSRMERVVRERMSIQDMATVTPQQLINIRPVVAAIKEFFGSSQLSQFMDQTNPLGELTHKRRLSALGPGGLTRDRAGYEVRDVHYSHYGRMCPIETPEGPNIGLINSLSSYAKINKFGFIETPYRRVDRETGKVTNKIDYLTADEEDAYVVAQANAKLNEDGTFANEIVLARYVEENLEVPISRVDYMDVSPKQVVAVATACIPFLENDDSNRALMGANMQRQAVPLVNPQAPLVGTGMEYVAAKDSGAAIICQNDGIVEYVDAKEIRIRQSNGALDKYAVTKFRRSNAGTCYNQRPIVAKGDRADKGEILADGSSMENGEMALGQNPLVAFMTWEGYNYEDAIIMSERLVKDDVYTSIHIEEYESEARDTKLGPEEITRELPNVGEDALKDLDEMGIIRIGAEVRDGDLLVGKVTPKGVTELSAEERLLHAIFGEKAREVRDTSLRVPHGGGGTVHDVKIFTREAGDELSPGVNMLARVYIVQKRKINEGDKMAGRHGNKGVVSLIMPEEDMPFMPDGTPVDIMLNPLGVPSRMNIGQVLELHIGMAARQLGIHIATPVFDGANDTDVWETVKEAGMASDAKTVLYDGRTGQPFDNRISVGVMYMIKLAHMVDDKLHARSTGPYSLVTQQPLGGKAQFGGQRFGEMEVWALEAYGAAYTLQEILTYKSDDVVGRVKTYEAIVKGEPIPKPGVPESFRVLVKELQALGLDMKVLNADDEEIELRDMDDDDDIVNIDALSKYAEEQEKVRAEAAEQERLKD; this is encoded by the coding sequence GTGAATAGGTTGGCAGGCCACTTAGTAAATTACGGAAAACACCGTACACGTAAAAGTTTTGCGCGAATCAGCGAAGTTTTAGAACTTCCAAATTTGATTGAAATTCAAACCAATTCCTACCAATGGTTCTTAGATGAAGGCTTACGCGAGATGTTTAAAGACATTTCTCCAATAGAAGACTTCGCAGGAAACCTTTCATTAGAGTTCTTGGACTATCAATTACAAGAGTCAAAATATACAGTTGAAGAAGCTCGTTCTCATGATGCTAATTACTCAGCGCCTATTTATGTAAAATTACGTCTAATTAACAAAGTAACAGGAGAAGTTAAAGATCAAGAAGTCTTCTTCGGCGACTTCCCATTGATGACAGATATGGGTACTTTTGTTATCAACGGAGCTGAACGAGTCATTGTTTCTCAATTAGTTCGTTCACCAGGTGTTTACTTTAATAGTAAATTAGATAAAAATGGTAAAGAAAATTTTGGAACGACCTTGATTCCAAACCGTGGAGCATGGTTAGAGTATGAAACAGATGCAAAAGATATTTCTTATGTCCGCATCGACCGTACTCGTAAAATTCCTTTATCTGTTTTAGTTCGTGCATTAGGCTTTGGTTCAGATGACCAAATTCTTGAAATCTTTGGTGCTAACGAAAGTCTTCGTTTAACAATAGAAAAAGATTTGCACAAAAATGCAAGTGACTCACGTACGGAAGAAGCCTTAAAAGACGTGTATGAGCGTCTACGTCCAGGTGAACCAAAAACAGCAGATAGCTCAAGAAGTTTATTAACTGCTCGTTTCTTTGATCCAAAACGTTATGACTTAGCTAATGTAGGTCGTTACAAAGTAAATAAAAAGTTAAATTTAAAAACGCGTCTATTCAATTTGACATTAGCTGAAACGCTAATTGATCCTGAAACGGGTGAAATATTAATCGAGCAAGGAACGCTTTTAGATCGTGATCATATGGATATTTTAGATCCTTATCTTGATGCGGGTTTAAACAGTGTAACTTACTATCCATCAGAAGACGCTGTAGTAAAAGATCCGATTTTATTACAAGTTGTAAAAGTAGTTTCTCCAAAAGATCCTGAGCGCGTGGTTAATGTCATTGGGAACAGTGTAATTTCAACAGAGATAAAAAATGCTACACCTGCTGATATTATTGCTTCAATGAACTACTTCTTCAATTTACAAGAAGGAATCGGCCACGTAGATGATATTGACCATTTAGGTAATCGTCGTATTCGTTCAGTTGGTGAATTATTACAAAACCAATACCGTATTGGTTTGTCTCGTATGGAGCGTGTGGTTCGCGAGAGAATGTCTATTCAAGATATGGCAACTGTCACACCACAACAATTAATTAATATTCGTCCAGTAGTGGCAGCAATTAAAGAGTTCTTCGGTTCTTCTCAGTTGTCACAATTTATGGATCAAACTAATCCATTAGGCGAGTTAACACACAAACGTCGTTTATCAGCCCTAGGACCCGGTGGTTTAACTAGAGACCGTGCCGGTTATGAAGTTCGAGACGTACATTACTCGCATTATGGCCGTATGTGTCCGATTGAAACTCCAGAAGGACCAAACATCGGTTTGATTAACAGTTTATCAAGTTACGCTAAAATAAATAAATTTGGTTTTATTGAAACACCTTACCGTCGTGTAGATCGCGAAACTGGTAAAGTAACAAATAAGATTGATTATTTAACAGCGGATGAAGAGGATGCTTATGTAGTAGCCCAAGCAAATGCAAAATTAAATGAAGATGGCACATTTGCGAATGAAATTGTTCTTGCCCGTTATGTTGAAGAAAATTTGGAAGTTCCTATTAGCCGAGTGGACTATATGGATGTATCACCTAAGCAAGTAGTAGCAGTCGCAACAGCTTGTATTCCTTTCTTGGAAAATGATGATAGTAACCGTGCTTTAATGGGCGCTAACATGCAACGTCAAGCTGTTCCGCTGGTTAATCCGCAAGCTCCTTTAGTCGGAACAGGTATGGAATACGTAGCTGCAAAAGATTCAGGTGCTGCAATTATCTGTCAAAATGACGGAATTGTTGAATACGTAGACGCTAAAGAAATTCGCATTCGCCAAAGCAATGGTGCCTTAGACAAATACGCTGTTACAAAATTCCGTCGTTCAAATGCCGGAACTTGTTACAACCAACGTCCAATTGTTGCTAAAGGAGATCGTGCAGATAAAGGCGAAATATTGGCAGATGGTTCTTCAATGGAGAATGGAGAAATGGCATTAGGCCAAAATCCACTAGTAGCCTTCATGACATGGGAAGGTTACAACTATGAAGATGCTATCATCATGAGTGAACGTTTGGTTAAAGATGATGTCTACACTTCTATCCATATTGAAGAATATGAATCAGAAGCTCGTGACACAAAACTTGGGCCTGAAGAAATTACTCGTGAACTTCCAAACGTTGGAGAAGATGCATTAAAAGATTTAGATGAAATGGGTATCATTCGTATTGGTGCTGAAGTGCGCGATGGCGATTTATTAGTTGGTAAAGTAACACCTAAGGGCGTAACTGAACTATCTGCTGAAGAACGCCTATTGCATGCTATTTTTGGAGAAAAAGCTCGTGAAGTACGGGATACTTCTTTACGTGTACCACACGGTGGTGGAGGAACAGTTCATGATGTGAAGATATTTACACGTGAAGCTGGCGATGAATTATCTCCAGGTGTAAACATGCTTGCACGAGTATACATTGTTCAAAAACGTAAAATTAATGAAGGGGATAAAATGGCTGGCCGTCATGGTAACAAAGGGGTTGTCTCTTTAATCATGCCAGAAGAAGATATGCCATTTATGCCTGATGGAACACCAGTAGATATCATGCTGAACCCATTAGGAGTTCCTTCACGGATGAATATTGGACAAGTATTAGAGTTGCATATAGGAATGGCGGCTCGTCAATTGGGTATTCATATTGCTACTCCAGTATTCGATGGAGCAAACGATACAGATGTCTGGGAAACGGTTAAAGAAGCAGGGATGGCCTCAGATGCTAAAACTGTTTTATATGATGGAAGAACAGGACAACCATTTGATAACCGTATTTCTGTTGGTGTTATGTACATGATTAAGTTAGCCCACATGGTTGATGATAAATTACATGCTCGTTCAACAGGACCTTATTCATTAGTTACACAACAACCATTGGGTGGTAAAGCTCAATTTGGTGGACAACGTTTTGGTGAGATGGAAGTTTGGGCACTTGAGGCGTATGGGGCAGCTTATACATTACAAGAAATTCTTACGTACAAATCAGATGATGTTGTTGGACGTGTGAAAACGTATGAAGCTATTGTTAAAGGGGAACCTATTCCAAAACCAGGAGTTCCTGAATCATTCCGTGTACTAGTTAAAGAATTACAAGCTTTAGGGTTAGATATGAAAGTATTGAACGCTGATGACGAGGAAATTGAACTACGTGACATGGATGATGACGATGACATCGTAAATATTGATGCATTAAGCAAATACGCTGAAGAACAAGAAAAAGTTCGCGCAGAAGCAGCCGAACAAGAACGATTAAAAGACTAA
- a CDS encoding NADP-dependent oxidoreductase yields the protein MKKMKAIRVYEFGDTEQLKYEEIDIPVPKDEEVLIKVYYAGVLPIDFKIRQGKFGKRKFPYTPGIAASGVIEEIGKDVVGFKVGEAVFGRTKRGAYKEYATIPIKNLNHKPKQLTFEDAATITAGAEAAWEALFSKGELKEGQRVLIHGASGGVGQFAVQLAKWKGSEVIGTASSKNQTFLKKLGVDQAIDYTAKSFEKEVAKVDLVVDLIGGDTQNKSWSVIKPGGKLVSLIDIDETAAEDYPLVTAIFSQASPTLEELDKLSDLMANGTIKSGIGAIFPLNQVREATKKCETRHGRGRILLKISGHEKSRINVF from the coding sequence ATGAAGAAAATGAAAGCCATTCGTGTTTATGAATTTGGAGATACTGAGCAACTAAAGTATGAAGAAATTGACATTCCGGTACCTAAAGATGAGGAAGTACTCATAAAAGTTTACTATGCTGGTGTCTTACCGATTGATTTTAAAATTCGTCAAGGTAAATTTGGTAAAAGAAAGTTTCCCTATACACCAGGGATAGCTGCTTCGGGAGTTATTGAAGAAATAGGAAAAGATGTAGTCGGGTTTAAAGTTGGTGAAGCCGTTTTTGGCAGAACCAAAAGAGGTGCTTATAAAGAATATGCGACTATCCCAATAAAAAACTTAAATCATAAGCCAAAACAACTCACTTTTGAAGATGCTGCTACTATTACAGCAGGAGCAGAGGCCGCATGGGAGGCTTTGTTCTCAAAAGGGGAATTGAAAGAAGGACAACGAGTGCTCATTCATGGTGCATCAGGAGGAGTTGGACAATTCGCTGTTCAATTGGCTAAATGGAAAGGCTCGGAAGTTATTGGAACAGCATCTAGTAAGAATCAGACTTTTTTAAAGAAACTAGGTGTAGATCAAGCAATCGACTACACAGCAAAAAGTTTTGAAAAAGAGGTAGCAAAAGTTGATCTGGTAGTTGATTTAATAGGTGGAGATACACAAAACAAATCCTGGTCAGTGATTAAACCAGGAGGTAAACTAGTTAGTTTAATTGATATTGATGAAACAGCTGCGGAAGATTATCCTCTGGTAACAGCAATTTTCAGTCAAGCTAGTCCTACGTTGGAAGAGCTGGATAAACTTTCAGATTTAATGGCTAACGGAACCATTAAATCTGGAATTGGAGCTATATTTCCTTTAAATCAAGTTCGTGAAGCCACTAAAAAATGTGAAACTAGACATGGAAGAGGCCGGATACTATTAAAAATTAGTGGTCATGAAAAGAGCCGAATAAATGTATTTTAA
- the rpsG gene encoding 30S ribosomal protein S7, giving the protein MPRKGPITKRDVLPDPIYNSKLATRLINRLMVDGKRGKAATILYNALEVVKEQTGNDPIEVFEQAMKNIMPVIEVKARRVGGSNYQVPVEVRPERRTALALRWLVNYSRLRGEDTMEQRLAKEIMDAANNSGAAVKKREETHKVAEANKAFAHYRW; this is encoded by the coding sequence ATGCCTCGTAAAGGTCCTATTACTAAACGTGATGTTTTACCTGATCCGATTTATAATTCTAAATTAGCTACTCGTTTAATTAACCGTTTAATGGTTGATGGAAAACGTGGGAAAGCTGCTACAATTCTTTATAATGCGCTAGAAGTAGTTAAAGAACAAACTGGCAACGATCCTATTGAAGTATTTGAACAAGCAATGAAAAACATCATGCCTGTTATCGAAGTTAAAGCTCGTCGTGTTGGGGGTTCTAACTACCAAGTACCCGTTGAAGTTCGTCCAGAACGTCGTACTGCTCTAGCATTACGTTGGTTAGTAAACTATTCACGTCTACGTGGAGAAGATACTATGGAACAACGTCTAGCTAAAGAAATCATGGATGCAGCAAACAATTCAGGTGCTGCAGTTAAAAAACGTGAAGAAACACATAAAGTAGCTGAAGCTAACAAAGCTTTCGCTCATTACCGCTGGTAA